The following proteins come from a genomic window of Streptomyces sp. NBC_01716:
- a CDS encoding AAA family ATPase — translation MTTHAPFAPTDAPTDASAKAPAPDSQLDVAGQLLALLRDTTTEPRPDNQLEALTLAVAADLPVLLWGEPGIGKTAALTQLAASLDLPLTTVIASVHEPSDFSGLPVVGDDPAAQGVPMAPPDWAVRLVRAGRGLLFLDELSTAPPAVQAALLRLVLERRIGALQLPPDVRIVAAANPRSSAADGWELSPPLANRFVHLQWTHDHEVVVRGLGGTWPVATLPRLDRERLAEAVGFARRAVCGLLSARAGLVHRLPSNETRRGGAWPSPRSWEMSLRLIAFATAAGSSRDVLSLLVRGTVGDGPGLELLASLDRMDLPDPETVLADPAGAALPERGDLRQAVLDGVVRAVRERPEKSRWDAAWAVLVRAMETGAPDLVVVPATTLASLRREEWDVPASIDRLAGAVSLSRRADRAAARTASVAKAGR, via the coding sequence TTGACCACTCACGCCCCTTTCGCCCCCACCGACGCCCCCACCGATGCCTCCGCCAAAGCCCCCGCGCCTGACTCCCAACTCGATGTCGCGGGTCAGCTGTTGGCGCTGCTGCGCGACACGACCACCGAACCGCGCCCGGACAATCAGTTGGAGGCCCTGACCCTCGCCGTCGCCGCCGACCTGCCCGTCCTGCTGTGGGGTGAGCCGGGGATCGGCAAGACCGCCGCCCTGACACAGCTCGCCGCGTCGCTGGACCTGCCCCTGACGACGGTGATCGCGAGCGTGCACGAGCCGTCCGACTTCTCGGGGCTGCCTGTCGTCGGGGACGATCCCGCGGCGCAGGGTGTCCCGATGGCCCCGCCCGACTGGGCCGTCCGCCTCGTACGGGCGGGGCGCGGGCTGCTGTTCCTGGACGAGTTGTCCACGGCGCCGCCCGCCGTACAGGCCGCCCTGCTCCGCCTCGTACTCGAACGGCGGATCGGCGCGCTCCAACTCCCGCCGGACGTAAGGATCGTGGCCGCCGCCAATCCGCGCTCGTCGGCGGCCGACGGGTGGGAGCTGAGCCCGCCGCTGGCCAACCGGTTCGTTCATCTTCAGTGGACCCATGACCACGAGGTCGTCGTAAGGGGCCTCGGTGGGACCTGGCCCGTGGCGACGCTGCCGCGGCTGGATCGCGAGCGGCTGGCCGAGGCCGTCGGCTTCGCGCGCCGTGCCGTGTGCGGGCTGCTCTCCGCCCGAGCCGGGCTCGTGCACCGGCTGCCCAGCAACGAGACGCGCCGGGGCGGCGCCTGGCCGTCGCCCCGCAGCTGGGAGATGTCGCTGCGGCTGATCGCCTTCGCCACCGCGGCCGGTTCGTCGCGGGACGTACTCTCGCTACTCGTCAGGGGCACCGTGGGGGACGGACCGGGGCTGGAACTGCTCGCCAGTCTCGACCGGATGGATCTCCCGGACCCGGAGACGGTTCTCGCCGACCCGGCGGGCGCCGCCCTGCCCGAGCGCGGTGATCTGCGGCAGGCCGTGCTCGACGGTGTGGTGCGGGCCGTCCGCGAGCGTCCGGAGAAGTCCCGCTGGGACGCGGCGTGGGCGGTTCTGGTCCGGGCGATGGAGACCGGGGCGCCGGACCTGGTGGTCGTCCCCGCGACCACCCTCGCCTCGCTGCGCCGCGAGGAGTGGGACGTTCCGGCGTCGATCGACCGGCTCGCCGGGGCGGTGTCGCTCTCCCGGCGGGCGGACCGGGCGGCAGCCCGTACGGCGTCCGTCGCGAAGGCCGGCCGATGA
- a CDS encoding endo alpha-1,4 polygalactosaminidase: protein MTGPTAARVKTRSIYAVVALTVALITPFLVSSSAGSPAAEASPPPPHAGFDYQIGGGYPPPAGVSVVSRDREDSPAPGLYTICYVNAFQVQPDELDAWEPDLLLRDDNGDVIIDEEWDEAILDVSTPGKRERIAAKVNGWIDGCAENGFQAVEPDNYDSYERSQGRFGSSAAMAFITLLSGHAHDKGLAIGQKNTADLAEFRDETGLDFAVVEECGEFDECDSFTEHFGDDVIVIEYTAKGLATACAGWQDSLSIVRRDLDVVPAGADGYLRQTC, encoded by the coding sequence GTGACCGGACCAACTGCTGCCAGGGTGAAGACCCGCTCGATCTACGCGGTCGTGGCCCTCACCGTCGCGTTGATCACGCCCTTCCTCGTTTCGTCCTCCGCGGGTTCGCCGGCCGCCGAAGCGTCCCCGCCACCGCCCCACGCCGGGTTCGACTACCAGATCGGCGGCGGCTACCCGCCGCCCGCCGGGGTGAGCGTGGTCAGCCGTGACCGCGAGGACTCCCCGGCCCCCGGGCTCTACACCATCTGTTACGTCAACGCCTTCCAGGTCCAGCCCGACGAACTGGACGCGTGGGAGCCCGATCTCCTGCTCCGCGACGACAACGGCGACGTCATCATCGACGAGGAGTGGGACGAGGCCATCCTGGACGTCAGCACCCCGGGCAAGCGCGAGCGCATCGCGGCCAAGGTGAACGGCTGGATCGACGGCTGCGCGGAGAACGGCTTCCAGGCCGTGGAGCCCGACAACTACGACAGTTACGAACGCAGTCAGGGCCGGTTCGGCTCCTCCGCCGCCATGGCCTTCATCACCCTGCTCTCCGGGCACGCGCACGACAAGGGCCTGGCGATCGGGCAGAAGAACACCGCCGATCTCGCCGAGTTCCGTGACGAGACCGGGCTCGACTTCGCCGTCGTGGAGGAGTGCGGGGAGTTCGATGAGTGCGACTCCTTCACCGAGCACTTCGGTGACGACGTGATCGTCATCGAGTACACGGCGAAGGGGCTCGCGACCGCGTGCGCGGGCTGGCAGGACAGCCTCAGCATCGTCCGCCGTGACCTGGACGTCGTCCCCGCCGGCGCCGACGGCTATCTCCGCCAGACCTGCTGA